The genomic interval TCTCGCCCGGCGGCCTGGTCGGCATCTGGGCCCAGATCAGGCGGCGCTGGAAGCCGGCTCCCGAAGAATCCGCAGCCATGAGCCGGCGCAAGATCTACGACGGCCTGCCGCTGCCGGGCTTCCTGCGCCCCGACCCCGCCCGGGGGCCCGTGCTGGAGGTCTCCGGCATCGTCAAGACCTTCGGCGGCTTCGCCGCGGTCAAGGACGTCAGCCTGCAGGTCGACAGCGGCCAGATCCATGCGCTGATCGGTCCCAACGGCGCCGGCAAGACGACGACCTTCAACCTGATCTCCGGCATGTTCCCCCCCGACGCCGGGACGATCCACCTCAACGGCACGCCGGTCCACGGATTGCCGGCCAACCGGATCACGGAGCTTGGCCTCGCGCGCTCGTTCCAGATCACCAACCTGTTCGAGGGCCTGAGCATCTACGAGAACCTGCGCCTGTCGGTGCAGGCCAAGCACCCATCCCGCTTCAACCTGTGGCGCGACATCGACAGCTTTCCGGACATGCACGACCAGACCGCCGAGTTGATGAAGTTCCTCGGCCTGGAGGGCATCGACGACATCCAGGGCGGCGACCTGTCCTACGGCGGCCAGCGTCTCGTCGACCTCGGCATCGCGCTCGCCTGCAAGCCGCAGATCCTGCTGCTTGACGAACCGCTGGCCGGCCTTGCGGCCGCCGAACGGGAGCGCGTTACCAGCCTCGTGCGCCGCATGGCGGAAAACATCCCGGTGCTGATCGTCGAGCACGATCTGGATCGCGTCCTGTCGCTGTCGCATGACGTGACGGTCATGAACCAGGGCGAGGTGCTGATGACCGGCGCGCCCGACGCCGTGCGCGCCGACCGGCGGGTGCAGGAGGTCTATACCGGCACCGGCACGCCGCCGGTCACGGGCCGGATGGCGGGCGGCGACACCTCGGCCGCGCCGCTGCTGCAGGTCCAGGGCCTCAACACCTTCTACGGCAAGAGCCACATCCTCAACGACGCTTCGCTGTCGGTCCGCGAGGGCGAGATCGTCGCCCTGCTCGGCCGCAACGGCGCCGGCAAGTCGACGCTGCTGAAGTCGCTGGCCGGCCTGGTGCCGGCCGCTTCGGGCAGCATCCGCTTCGCCGGACGGGACCTGGCCGGCATGGCGGCGCCCGACATCGCCCGGCTCGGCGTCGGCTACGTCCCGCAGGGGCGCGGCATCTTCGCCGGCATGAGCGTAGCGGAGAACCTGTCGCTCGGCCGCCTGGCGCGCGCCACCGACGGCAGCACCGGCGTGGTGTGGAGCGAGGAGCGCATCCTGGAGATGTTCCCGCGCCTGAAGGAACGCTTCCACACTCCGGCCGACTACCTGTCGGGCGGCGAGCAGCAGATGCTCGCGGTCGCCCGCGCCCTGTCCGGCAACGTCCGCCTGCTCTTGCTGGACGAGCCGTTCGAGGGTCTGGCGCCGGCGATCGTCGAGGAGCTGTTCACCGTGTTCGACCAGTTGCGCAGGCAGCTGCCGATCCTGATCGTGGAACACAACCTCGATCTGGTGCTGGCCCTGGCCGACCGGGTGTTCGCCCTCGAACGCGGCGCGGTGTTCCACGAAGGTCCGGCCGAGGCGCTGCTGACCGACATCGACTACCGCAAGCAAATCCTCTGGCTCTGACCCGGCAAGATTGTGCCAGCAAGAAAGGACGGCATCGTGACCACCATCAATGCCAATGAAACGATCCAGCCGGGGTCGGCCGATGCGCACCTGCTGCTGATCGGTGGAGACTGGGTTGCCGGAGAGGGGGCCAGCTTCGATCTGCTGGAGAAATACTCCCTGCAGCCTCTTGCGACCATCGCCACGGCCAGCTCGGCCCAGGTGACCCGCTGCGTGGAAACCGCCCACGCGGCCTTCCGTGCCGGCGCCCCGTCGCCCCACGAGCGCGGCGCGATCCTCGACCGCGCCGCAGCCCTGGTCGAGGCGCGCCGCGCCGACTTCATCCGCACCATGCAGGCCGAGGCCGGGTTCACGGCGACGGATGCCGGCGGCGAGGTCGGCCGCTGCGTCCAGACGCTGCGGCTATCCGCGGAGGAAGCGCGCCGGCTCGCGGGCGAGGTGATCCCGCTCGCCGGCGCACCGAACCAGGAGGGCCGACTCGCCTTCACGCTGCGCGTGCCGCTTGGCGTCATCGCCGCGATCACGCCGTTCAACTCGCCACTGAACACCGTCACCCACAAGGTCGCGCCGGCGTTCGCGGCAGGCAATGCGGTCATCCTCAAGCCCTCCAGCAACACGCCGATCACCGGACGGAAGCTGGTCGAGGTGCTGGTCGAGGCCGGTATGCCGCGGGGCTTCCTGTCGCTCGTCCAGGGTGGCGGCGATGTCGCCCGCGGGCTCCTGGAGGACGAGCGGGTGCGCTTCTTCGCCTTCACCGGCAGCACCGAAGTCGGCCGCAGCATCCAGCGTGCGGCAGGCCTGCGCCGCACACAGATGGAGCTCGGCTCGATCGCCTTCACCATCCTCGCCGACGACGCCGATCTCGACCGGGCGCTGCCGCGAATCGTCAATGCCGGCTACCGCAAGGCAGGCCAGGTCTGCACATCGGTCCAGATCCTACTGGTTCAGGACCGCATTCTCGACACGGTTACCGCCCGACTAACCGCCCTGGTCGCCGCCCTGCCCTACGGCGACCCCTATGCCGCCGACACGGTGGTCGGCCCGATGATTGCCGAGAAGGAGGCGATCCGCGTCGAGAGCTGGATTGCGGAGGCGATCGGCAAGGGCGCGAGGCGTCTGGTCGGTGGCGAACGGCGGGGCGCCGTCATTCCCCCGACGCTGCTGACCGACATCGACCCGTCGATGCAGGTCGGATGCTGCGAGATCTTTGGGCCGGTCGTTTGCCTGATGCCCTATGCGTCGCTGGACGAGGCCATCGACCGGGTCAACGCAACACCCTTCGGCCTCGCCTCGGGTATCTTCACCAACCGGCTGCAGGACGCTCTCGCGGCGGCCCAGCGACTTGAGGTCGGTGGCGTGCACATCAACGAAACGTCGAGCTCGCGCGTCGACATGATGCCCTACGGCGGCTCCAAGGACAGCGGCTTCGGCCGCGAGGGGCCCCGCTACGCCATCCACGAAATGACGGAGGAGCGGGTCGTCACCATCTCGACGAAGTGACCCGTGCCATCCCCTCCCCAAAACAAGGACGAACCATGAGCAAGAAAATCGCACTGGTATTCGGCGGCTCGCGCGGTATCGGCGCAGCATGCGTCAAGGCGCTGAACGAAGACGGCTTCGACGTCGCCCTGACCTATGTCAGCAACCCGCCCGAGCCGATCGCCGCCGCCCCCGGCACGGTCATCCGGGCCTACAAGGTCGACATCGGTTCTCCGGCCGAGGTCGCCGGGGCGTTCGCCGACGTTGCCCGGGACTTCGGCGGCGCGCCGAGCTGTGTCGTCGCCAACGCCGGCATCAACGTGCCGCCCGCACCGATGGCCCAGTTCGATCAGGACAACTTCCGCCGCCTGGTCGAGGTCAACATCGTCGGAGCCTTCAACATCCTGGCGGAAGCCGCGCGCCAGGTCGCCGACAACGGCGCCATCATCGCCACCACGACGTCGCTGGTGCGCCACGCGGTGCCCGGCGTCGGCCCCTACAGCGCCACCAAGGCAGCCGTCGAGTGCCTGGTCCGCTCCATGGCCAGGGAGTTGGCCGGACGCGGCGTCCGGGTCAATGCAGTTGCTCCCGGCCCCATCGACACCGATCTGTTCCGGGCGGGCAAGAACGAGGAGGCGCTGAAGCGTTCCGCCGCCATGAGCCCGCTCAACCGGGTCGGTCAGCCGGAAGAAGTCGCCGCCGTCGTGGCCTTCCTGGCCTCCGACAAGGCGTCCTGGGTGCTTGGTCAGGTCGTACAGCCCAACGGCGGCCTGATCTGAAGTCCTTCGTCCACCCGGCAAGACCGAGAGCACAAGAGGCCCGGCCGCAACGGCCGGGCCTCCTCGTTCGATTGCCTGCTCGGGCAGGAAAGGCGTAAAGGGATGCCATGGACAGAAAAGTGATCGATGAACTGGCGCCGCACGGGGTCCTTCGGGTTGGCGTCAACATGGCCAACACCTTGCTCGTCTCCGGCACGGACGCAAACGGCGATCCGGTCGGCGTCTCCGCCGACGTCGGGCGCGAGATCGCCGCCCGGCTCGGGGTACCGGTCCGCTACGTCAAATATGCCTCGCCCGGCGAGGTCGCAGATGATGTCGGAAACGACGCCTGGGACATCGCCAACATCGGCGCCGAGCCCCAGCGCGCCGAGGCGATCCTGTTCACCCCGGCCTATTGCGAGATCGAGGCGACCTGTCTGGTGCCGCCGAACTCACCGATCCGCAGTCTGGCGGAGATGGATGTCGCGGGGCGCCGGATCGCCACCAAGGCCCGCGCGGCCTACACCCTCTGGCTCGAGCGTACCATCCGCCATGCCGATCTCATCCTCGTGCCGCCGACGACCGACGCCTTCGACGTCTTCGTCCGCGATGGGCTGGACGCGCTCGCCGGCCTGCGGACGCAACTGTCCAAGGCGGCAGGCAGGATGGAAGGGGCCCGGATCCTCGACGGCAAGTTCACCGCGGTCCAGCAGGCGATCGGAACGGCGCGGACGAACATGCAAGCGGCCGCGTGGCTGACCGAGTTCGTCGGCGAGGCGAAGGCCTCGGGCCTGATCGCCCGGTTGATCGACAGGCATCGGGTCGACGGACTGAGCGTGCCGGTCGGAGACTAGAAGCCCGCCGCCAGAAGGGCGTCGACCGAGGCCGGCAGATCCCGATCCGGCGTGCGCGAGATGACTTCGAGCATGCAGGGCCGTGTGTAGCCGGCCGCCCGGATCGCCTCCGGCAGGCGGGCGAAGTCGAGATCGCCTTGGCCGACCGCGTCGTGGCGGAAGGCGCTGCGGGTGGTGTCGGAGAGATGCACCAGAGCCAGACGCGACGCCACCGTCGCGAGGCCATCGACCGGATCCTCCGCAACGAAATGGGCGTTGGCGACGTCGTAGCAGACCCTCAGCTCCTCCGCTCCGTAGCGGGCGAGCGACGCCATCAGGTCCGCAGCGCCAGGCAGGAAGGCGAAGGGCATGTTCTCGACCCAGATCTCGACGCCGCAGCCTTGCGCGATTGGCAGCAGCGCGTCGAGCGCACGGAAGAAGTGCCCTTCCAGAACGTGCTTGGGCAGGGGGAAGAGCTGGTTCGGCTTGCCCGGCCCGAGGATCATCGCCTGCGCGCCGATCTCGCCGGCAAGGCGCAGGAAGCCGGCGTTCAGGTCGAGGCTGCAGGTCCTGGCCTCGGCCGCCGCGGCGGCGATGTTGAGATCGATGTTGGGCGTGTTGACCGTCAGCGGGCGGATGCCGGCCTCCTGCAGCGCACGCCGGACATCCGCGATCGCATCCCGGCCGTCGCCGATCCACAGATGGCCGGGATAGAGCATGAGTTCCACCTCGGCGACGCCGAGACCGCCCAGATGGCGCAGACAGGCGCCGGCGGTCATCATCTGGGTGTAGGAATAGGTGTTGACGCCGAAGCGGCTGCCGATCTGCATTCCGGTCTCCTCCCCGATCCCGGTGTTTCCGGTGCGGCTTCCAAGAGCCGCGCCCGGCAAGTCACTTGCCGGCGCTCACGCTTCAGGCCTTCGCCGTGGTGGGCACGGTCGCCGGTCGGTCGGCCTTGCGTTCGGCCGCATAGAGCATCAGCGCGCCGAAGCGGTAGAAGCCGTGCACGAACTTGCCGTAGGGCATGGTCAGGAACAGGGCGAACACAACGCCGAGATGGACCGCCAGGGCAATCCCCATGGCCGACGTCTCGCGCAGGACCATCAGGACCAACCCGGTCAGTCCGGTCGCGAACATCATCGCCAGGAACGCCGTCTCCATGCCGAACTTGGCCTTGTCGACCAGATCGTCCTGACGCTTCAGCTTGGCAAGGAACAGGCCGACCGGGCCGACCACCAGGCCGATGCCGCCGGGAATGCCGAACAGCTTGGGCAGCGAGGTCCAGCCGTAGGGCGCCGGCCAGTCGAACACGTAGTGATAGATCGTGCCCGTCGAGGTCGCCGCGAAGCACAGCAGGAAGCCGTAGAAGGTCAGATGATGGTAGAGCCGCCGGTTGTCGGTCGGCTTCTCGTCCGCGTTGTAGCAGCCGACCCCGCCGCCATCGAGATAGCGCAGGCTTGCCACGTCCTTGACGGCCTGCCAGATCGACAGGCCGGAGGCGGCTGAAACGCTGCCGGCGCCGATGTCCCTCCAGAAGTTGAGGAAGCCCATGACGATCGCCAGCAGCGCATAGAGCGCGACGGCGCCGAACAGGCCGGCCATGACGTTGTGCGGCATCAGCCGGTAGAACTCGCCGCTCGTGCCGGTCAGCACCGAAGGATCGTGCCACAGCGCGAAGCCGAGGATGAAGCCGGCGACGGAAAGCGCGGCGACGATTGCGATGGCGAGGCCGTTCCTCTCGAACATCGGCTGGAATGCCTTCGGCCAGGCATAGTGGCGGTAGCTGTCGGTGCGCACCTTGGCCATGGTCTGCGGCACGTTGACCTGGAACTCGTGCGGCGGCGAGAACTGGCAGTCGACGTAGCAGGCGCCGCAGGCGTGGCAGAGGTTGGCGAGATAGTTCAGATCGCCGTCGGCGAAGCTGCGCCGCAGTTCCATCGCCGGGAATACCGCGCACAGGCCC from Polymorphum gilvum SL003B-26A1 carries:
- a CDS encoding SDR family oxidoreductase, with product MSKKIALVFGGSRGIGAACVKALNEDGFDVALTYVSNPPEPIAAAPGTVIRAYKVDIGSPAEVAGAFADVARDFGGAPSCVVANAGINVPPAPMAQFDQDNFRRLVEVNIVGAFNILAEAARQVADNGAIIATTTSLVRHAVPGVGPYSATKAAVECLVRSMARELAGRGVRVNAVAPGPIDTDLFRAGKNEEALKRSAAMSPLNRVGQPEEVAAVVAFLASDKASWVLGQVVQPNGGLI
- the tcuB gene encoding tricarballylate utilization 4Fe-4S protein TcuB; its protein translation is MHATDHLNEADRLMTVCNSCRYCEGLCAVFPAMELRRSFADGDLNYLANLCHACGACYVDCQFSPPHEFQVNVPQTMAKVRTDSYRHYAWPKAFQPMFERNGLAIAIVAALSVAGFILGFALWHDPSVLTGTSGEFYRLMPHNVMAGLFGAVALYALLAIVMGFLNFWRDIGAGSVSAASGLSIWQAVKDVASLRYLDGGGVGCYNADEKPTDNRRLYHHLTFYGFLLCFAATSTGTIYHYVFDWPAPYGWTSLPKLFGIPGGIGLVVGPVGLFLAKLKRQDDLVDKAKFGMETAFLAMMFATGLTGLVLMVLRETSAMGIALAVHLGVVFALFLTMPYGKFVHGFYRFGALMLYAAERKADRPATVPTTAKA
- a CDS encoding transporter substrate-binding domain-containing protein; protein product: MDRKVIDELAPHGVLRVGVNMANTLLVSGTDANGDPVGVSADVGREIAARLGVPVRYVKYASPGEVADDVGNDAWDIANIGAEPQRAEAILFTPAYCEIEATCLVPPNSPIRSLAEMDVAGRRIATKARAAYTLWLERTIRHADLILVPPTTDAFDVFVRDGLDALAGLRTQLSKAAGRMEGARILDGKFTAVQQAIGTARTNMQAAAWLTEFVGEAKASGLIARLIDRHRVDGLSVPVGD
- a CDS encoding sugar phosphate isomerase/epimerase family protein, encoding MQIGSRFGVNTYSYTQMMTAGACLRHLGGLGVAEVELMLYPGHLWIGDGRDAIADVRRALQEAGIRPLTVNTPNIDLNIAAAAAEARTCSLDLNAGFLRLAGEIGAQAMILGPGKPNQLFPLPKHVLEGHFFRALDALLPIAQGCGVEIWVENMPFAFLPGAADLMASLARYGAEELRVCYDVANAHFVAEDPVDGLATVASRLALVHLSDTTRSAFRHDAVGQGDLDFARLPEAIRAAGYTRPCMLEVISRTPDRDLPASVDALLAAGF
- a CDS encoding aldehyde dehydrogenase family protein: MTTINANETIQPGSADAHLLLIGGDWVAGEGASFDLLEKYSLQPLATIATASSAQVTRCVETAHAAFRAGAPSPHERGAILDRAAALVEARRADFIRTMQAEAGFTATDAGGEVGRCVQTLRLSAEEARRLAGEVIPLAGAPNQEGRLAFTLRVPLGVIAAITPFNSPLNTVTHKVAPAFAAGNAVILKPSSNTPITGRKLVEVLVEAGMPRGFLSLVQGGGDVARGLLEDERVRFFAFTGSTEVGRSIQRAAGLRRTQMELGSIAFTILADDADLDRALPRIVNAGYRKAGQVCTSVQILLVQDRILDTVTARLTALVAALPYGDPYAADTVVGPMIAEKEAIRVESWIAEAIGKGARRLVGGERRGAVIPPTLLTDIDPSMQVGCCEIFGPVVCLMPYASLDEAIDRVNATPFGLASGIFTNRLQDALAAAQRLEVGGVHINETSSSRVDMMPYGGSKDSGFGREGPRYAIHEMTEERVVTISTK
- a CDS encoding branched-chain amino acid ABC transporter ATP-binding protein/permease, giving the protein MTTTLLTKYRPLWIGMAALIALPLIMPVIGLTVNTASVIVILAIATMGLNLLVGYTGLHSFGHSMWFGIGAYAAGLAQTHWFAGQIGLPILVSMAFVAVVSLVIGALILRRRGVYFALLTLALVALSYTVAFRWTEVTGGEDGLGGLQRGSLGPISLDNSTNYYYLVAVIGLAVLFFMLRLERSPFGHVLVAIRENQLRATFQGYNIDRYKLASFVISAVMTGLAGALSGFQHYMVSAESTSIALSGEMLAMVVIGGMHNILGPAIGVVFYILFRELFSIWTTNWLLWFGIVFVGFVIFSPGGLVGIWAQIRRRWKPAPEESAAMSRRKIYDGLPLPGFLRPDPARGPVLEVSGIVKTFGGFAAVKDVSLQVDSGQIHALIGPNGAGKTTTFNLISGMFPPDAGTIHLNGTPVHGLPANRITELGLARSFQITNLFEGLSIYENLRLSVQAKHPSRFNLWRDIDSFPDMHDQTAELMKFLGLEGIDDIQGGDLSYGGQRLVDLGIALACKPQILLLDEPLAGLAAAERERVTSLVRRMAENIPVLIVEHDLDRVLSLSHDVTVMNQGEVLMTGAPDAVRADRRVQEVYTGTGTPPVTGRMAGGDTSAAPLLQVQGLNTFYGKSHILNDASLSVREGEIVALLGRNGAGKSTLLKSLAGLVPAASGSIRFAGRDLAGMAAPDIARLGVGYVPQGRGIFAGMSVAENLSLGRLARATDGSTGVVWSEERILEMFPRLKERFHTPADYLSGGEQQMLAVARALSGNVRLLLLDEPFEGLAPAIVEELFTVFDQLRRQLPILIVEHNLDLVLALADRVFALERGAVFHEGPAEALLTDIDYRKQILWL